In Perca fluviatilis chromosome 3, GENO_Pfluv_1.0, whole genome shotgun sequence, the following proteins share a genomic window:
- the xkr5b gene encoding XK-related protein 5b → MRDYSATPSHGGACMPCCQVCIFAFTAFLIVAERTALIYCFVYYLWVGHNYCYAHLAGFTALFLLPGWGPQWLSYLWYLSDGRIRRKSLTWTHILHLGIFKRLWECMRLQDEDVYGEIMQQADASALRLFEALVVTLPQTLLQTYVLICTDIGIKSPASVCFVVCLLSLAWALVLYARACSLIRPGHLQMTPAAILCRLLWRVSMLGSRFAILMLFTRIFKQWILGVIGVHWLGATFWMVSQQTDIIRSTSRWRLFNLVLGAIHIFLFLNVKFGQSRYRMAGFYLAIFLENTFLLLASSWLFSMVSWDTVGIPAAVFCSFLTGVIALVLYYRFLHPKSFEIFQSIRHRGIGGACTERGSTLSLEEKVTPTFHRHATLSGGGTLMDLPIQWEGWKHHHWLLIRLAMKTGDVTRIWSSYGEGGLAGLMGLSEEVHSPDEPHVRRVPLVQPQISQPAPPQVTQAPQVREAVQPSKPAPSSAIARPVRKAPPTTIQDMKRFPEIIPVQEVIFEETAEEESSAPPSEKGDEEFQSAAYGSPTPSSPWQPGSLGHIDSNAASLTEASSSVGSLDIKTPGWSPERRSPLLISSPEKKPSLPGESSTTLYFSADAQSPSSGSYLGWGSELSPISTYRSPYRIREARFITSTPRLEPRAESPSPVIVIPATPGTTPGPTPGGTPGASTPTASTPGASTPVASTPGASTPVASTPGASTPVASTPGASTPGATTSSTAIIPLTPVISHHARKQMVQFVGSRERMV, encoded by the exons TGATCTATTGCTTTGTGTACTATCTGTGGGTGGGTCACAACTACTGCTATGCCCATCTTGCTGGCTTCACTGCACTGTTCCTGCTGCCAG GTTGGGGGCCTCAGTGGCTCAGTTATCTGTGGTACCTGTCAGATGGACGCATCCGCAGGAAGTCTCTCACCTGGACACACATACTGCACCTGGGTATCTTCAAAAG ACTGTGGGAGTGCATGCGTCTGCAAGACGAGGATGTGTATGGTGAGATCATGCAACAGGCTGATGCATCTGCTTTACGTCTGTTTGAGGCCTTGGTGGTCACGCTCCCTCAGACGCTGCTGCAGACCTATGTGCTCATCTGCACTGACATAGGAATCAAATCTCCAG cCTCGGTATgttttgtggtgtgtttgtTATCTCTGGCCTGGGCCTTGGTCCTCTACGCCAGAGCCTGTTCACTCATCAGACCAGGACACCTACAAATGACCCCCGCTGCCATTCTCTGTCGACTTCTGTGGAGG GTCAGTATGTTGGGATCTCGATTTGCCATTCTCATGCTCTTCACACGTATCTTCAAACAATGGATCCTGGGAGTCATTG gcgtGCACTGGCTGGGTGCAACTTTCTGGATGGTGTCTCAGCAGACCGACATCATACGTTCAACTAGTCGATGGAGACTCTTCAACCTTGTTCTGGGAGCTATTCACATCTTCCTTTTCCTCAATGTGAAGTTTGGTCAATCCAGATACCGCATGGCTGGGTTCTAcctg GCCATATTCTTAGAGaacacttttcttcttctggccTCTTCATGGTTGTTTAGCATGGTGTCCTGGGATACTGTAGGAATCCCAGCTGCAGTTTTCTGTAGCTTCCTCACTG gAGTGATAGCGTTGGTGCTGTACTATCGTTTCCTCCACCCTAAGTCCTTTGAGATTTTCCAGAGTATTCGCCACAGGGGGATAGGTGGAGCCTGCACGGAACGTGGATCTACACTGTCATTGGAGGAGAAAGTCACACCCACTTTCCATCGCCATGCAACACTGTCCG GAGGTGGGACCCTAATGGATCTCCCTATCCAATGGGAGGGCTGGAAACATCACCACTGGCTGCTGATTCGCTTGGCCATGAAGACAGGAGATGTCACTAGGATCTGGTCGTCGTATGGCGAAGGGGGGCTGGCCGGACTGATGGGTCTGTCTGAAGAAGTTCACTCTCCTGATGAACCTCATGTCCGTCGG GTTCCACTTGTTCAGCCTCAGATTTCTCAACCAGCTCCACCACAGGTGACCCAGGCTCCACAG GTGAGAGAGGCGGTCCAGCCATCAAAGCCTGCTCCCTCCAGTGCAATAGCCCGACCAGTGAGAAAAGCTCCACCCACAACAATCCAGGATATGAAAAGGTTTCCAGAGATCATCCCGGTCCAAGAGGTCATTTTTGAAGAGACTGCAGAAGAAGAGTCCAGCGCTCCACCATCAGAAAAAG GTGATGAGGAGTTTCAGAGTGCTGCTTACGGCTCACCAACACCTTCATCTCCGTGGCAACcaggcagcctcggccacatcGACAGCAACGCCGCGTCCCTGACCGAAGCCTCGTCCTCCGTAGGTTCCCTGGACATCAAGACTCCCGGTTGGTCACCTGAGCGACGCTCCCCTCTCCTGATTAGTTCCCCGGAGAAAAAACCATCGCTCCCCGGAGAGTCCAGCACCACACTGTACTTCAGCGCGGATGCACAGTCTCCCTCCAGTGGGAGCTATCTTGGCTGGGGCTCCGAGTTGTCGCCCATCTCTACCTACAGAAGTCCCTACCGGATCAGGGAGGCTCGTTTTATCACATCCACCCCACGCCTGGAACCTCGAGCTGAAAGTCCGTCCCCTGTTATTGTCATCCCTGCTACTCCTGGTACAACACCAGGCCCCACCCCAGGTGGAACCCCTGGTGCGTCGACCCCTACTGCATCAACACCTGGAGCTTCAACACCTGTTGCTTCAACTCCTGGAGCTTCAACACCTGTTGCTTCAACTCCTGGTGCTTCAACACCTGTTGCTTCAACTCCTGGTGCTTCAACTCCTGGTGCTACCACGTCCTCTACTGCAATCATTCCACTCACTCCAGTCATCTCCCACCACGCTCGCAAACAGATGGTCCAGTTTGTGGGCAGTAGAGAGAGAATGGTGTAA
- the ctsba gene encoding cathepsin B: MWRAAFLLLAASLSVSLARPRLQPLSSEMVNYINKINTTWKAGHNFHNVDYSYVRRLCGTMLKGPKLPVMVQYAGDLKLPKNFDSREQWPNCPTLKEIRDQGSCGSCWAFGAAEAISDRVCIHSNAKVSVEISSEDLLTCCDSCGMGCNGGYPSSAWDFWTKAGLVSGGLYDSHIGCRPYTIPPCEHHVNGSRPACSGEGGDTPKCTQKCEAGYTPGYKADKHFGKTSYSVLSDVEQIQSEIYKNGPVEGAFIVYEDFVQYKSGVYQHVSGSAVGGHAIKILGWGEENGVPYWLCANSWNTDWGDNGFFKFLRGSDHCGIESEVVAGIPK; this comes from the exons ATGTGGCGTGCCGCCTTTCTCTTATTGGCTGCCAGCTTGTCAGTGAGCCTGGCCAGACCCCGCCTCCAACCACTGTCCAGTGAGATGGTCAACTACATCAATAAGATCAACACTACCTGGaag GCTGGTCACAACTTCCATAATGTCGACTACAGTTATGTCAGGAGACTCTGCGGTACGATGCTGAAGGGGCCTAAACTGCCAGTCAT GGTTCAGTATGCTGGAGACCTGAAGCTGCCTAAGAACTTTGACTCCAGAGAGCAGTGGCCCAACTGTCCCACTCTGAAGGAGATCCGAGACCAGGGCTCCTGTGGATCCTGCTGG GCTTTTGGCGCTGCAGAGGCCATCTCTGACCGTGTGTGTATCCACAGCAATGCCAAGGTTAGCGTGGAGATCTCCTCAGAGGATCTGCTGACCTGCTGCGACAGCTGTGGCATGGG ATGTAATGGTGGCTACCCTTCATCTGCCTGGGACTTCTGGACCAAAGCAGGGCTGGTCTCTGGAGGTCTCTATGACTCCCACATTG GTTGTCGGCCCTACACCATCCCCCCCTGTGAACACCACGTGAATGGCAGCAGACCCGCCTGCTCTGGGGAGGGTGGAGACACACCCAAGTGCACCCAGAAGTGTGAAGCTGGATACACACCTGGCTACAAAGCGGACAAGCACTTTG GTAAAACTTCTTACAGCGTGCTGTCAGATGTGGAGCAGATTCAGAGTGAGATATACAAGAATGGCCCAGTAGAGGGAGCCTTCATCGTCTATGAAGACTTTGTGCAGTACAAGTCCG GTGTGTATCAGCACGTGTCTGGGTCTGCTGTGGGTGGCCATGCCATCAAGATCCTGGGCTGGGGAGAGGAGAATGGTGTTCCCTACTGGCTCTGTGCCAACTCCTGGAACACTGACTGGGGTGATAACG GATTCTTTAAGTTCCTGCGTGGATCGGATCACTGTGGTATTGAGTCTGAGGTTGTGGCGGGGATTCCCAAATAA
- the adpgk2 gene encoding ADP-dependent glucokinase has translation MEAGGRTSWMKYGPVVSLFVVLLAFWFRSPQNAVLDDRLDTVLSSLLRAEGKVGVNNVARPKVAVGFGGCVDLIVDGVSLLNKIGLPPTDQPLHHDYIENEVQLAQSFAYFFAPGAAAERFMLNDTLFSELVEASRDLPGNRWAVGGNAPVMAGRMATEGCDLLLGGSFSPDFIDVLSQHITVAGNIVEEPDIHLILEYPSGASWGNYTSRRANRYIVHSDDHNPYLDSMAEFAKKLKDFDPDLLVVGGLQMMDNFPFQSGERDALLSRLADLLSSSSPQIGVHFEMASFVEESIMEDLLHYVIPYADSLGMNEQELPNLLSLLKGSNITVLSDPNPRVATVLDQMREVYRIINQRSKDASAESDTDGAKAKPLTRLHVHTLAFQAMIVTRSSQWKNTMSATAKASLTANRHVCGSNDIDPSKARLIMDDSFSVSRQEGSQRIPLQETRPVSCWDEDDYEICVAPVLVCTEVYQTAGGGDNISAAGLVLQI, from the exons ATGGAGGCAGGAGGCCGGACTTCGTGGATGAAATATGGGCCTGTTGTGTCCCTGTTTGTGGTTCTCTTGGCCTTCTGGTTCCGGTCACCCCAGAATGCAGTACTGGACGACAGGCTGGACACCGTCCTGTCCTCTCTTCTCCGGGCTGAAGGCAAAGTCGGAGTGAATAATGTCGCCAGACCGAAAGTGGCTGTTG GTTTTGGAGGTTGTGTTGACCTGATAGTGGACGGGGTATCGTTGCTTAATAAGATTGGCCTCCCTCCCACAGACCAGCCCCTCCATCATGACTACATAGAAAATGAAGTGCAGCTGGCTCAGAGCTTTGCCTACTTCTTTGCACCAGGAGCTGCTGCAGA GCGTTTTATGCTAAATGATACCCTATTCAGTGAGCTGGTCGAAGCGTCCCGTGACTTACCTGGAAACAGATGGGCAGTAGGCGGCAATGCCCCGGTGATGGCTGGTCGCATGGCAACTGAGGGATGTGATTTATTGCTAGGGGGAAGTTTCAGCCCCGATTTTATTGATGTCCTGTCCCAGCACATAACAG TGGCAGGTAACATAGTGGAAGAGCCAGACATTCATCTGATCCTGGAGTATCCATCTGGTGCTAGCTGGGGTAACTATACCTCACGTAGAGCCAACAG ATATATCGTCCACAGCGATGACCATAACCCCTACCTGGACTCCATGGCGGAGTTTGCTAAGAAACTCAAAGACTTCGACCCAGATCTTCTGGTAGTGGGTGGGCTGCAAATGATGGATAACTTCCCCTTCCAGTCAG GTGAGCGGGACGCTCTCCTGTCCCGCCTGGCCGACCTCTTGTCCTCCTCGTCTCCACAGATTGGAGTCCATTTTGAGATGGCCAGTTTTGTAGAAGAGAGTATAATGGAAGACCTACTCCACTATGTCATCCCCTAT GCGGACTCTTTAGGGATGAATGAACAGGAGCTTCCCAACCTGCTCAGTCTGCTTAAAGGCTCCAACATCACAGTGTTGTCAGACCCAAACCCTCGTGTAGCTACTGTCCTCGACCAAATGAGGGAGGTCTATCGCATCATAAACCAGCGCTCCAAAGATGCCAGTGCGGAAAGTGACACAGACGGTGCTAAAGCTAAGCCCCTGACTCGGCTCCACGTCCACACGCTGGCCTTTCAGGCCATGATTGTGACACGCAGCTCCCAGTGGAAGAACACCATGTCCGCCACCGCCAAGGCCTCTCTCACAGCGAACCGCCATGTCTGTGGCTCTAACGACATTGACCCCAGCAAGGCCAGGCTCATCATGGACGACTCCTTCTCTGTTAGCCGGCAGGAGGGCAGCCAGCGTATCCCTCTTCAGGAGACCAGACCCGTCAGCTGCTGGGATGAGGACGACTATGAGATCTGCGTAGCACCAGTGCTGGTGTGCACTGAGGTTTACCAAACTGCAGGCGGAGGGGACAACATCTCAGCCGCTGGCCTGGTGCTGCAGATCTAG